The Phoenix dactylifera cultivar Barhee BC4 unplaced genomic scaffold, palm_55x_up_171113_PBpolish2nd_filt_p 001539F, whole genome shotgun sequence genome contains a region encoding:
- the LOC120108766 gene encoding uncharacterized protein LOC120108766 isoform X1, which produces MGKRKERRLAAMMAASRRVKLDLCAEPSGEMVGSSLHDEVGGELDKDHQAGVPTSPSPSGQKQENPLLLLGQYSDDELDEEVSEQLKHAVEESSSVNMDDQVQESAHAGGNTGNNNEKASTSGDVKQDSDQLDTLKNVDGHDANECKNTIVATQYSESDSVAKTVPDASGMQIIGDMTGGWKVVMHEQSNQCYYWNTVTGETSWEIPKELALAGTCSEENVSLAVDEKVDYSVPAHTHSDTQLASYSNVLVADGHGSGDSISRSMETYGSVEMGVNGEIVHAAYDVNQGLAHYNTALVGISCEESSALSAFGSLQQSSLLLSEHTTNAGEECPLPSVEDKLLTRPTGCYETVDVHSVRLVKYGENLLQRLKALDGSQRCVGGLQWIAKEIEIRVSDCKALSSYGSSLLPFWWHTETRLKLLESAIVEGESSCLLQSKHDSQVEAEQTPSWKEEHSVPHHIETGSDVVERNSASGDAENNCPSFSNDVVKVQSEASNCILETENVRIIGLSSGSVSQGMGSEKSAEILLPKVDLHAEDVDMDVEMEVDDETVAGQTVAEAGSSAECPAPTKQIIQSNSLALECPSVPLDDSSIPPPPDEEWIPPPPPDSEPVPPPPPEEPPAPAPCPPAYDNTLSPYQDQYNLAYTLPTYEYYAPVASEITNANYYAQADGSHVAQLQPPSYYEPAIASAFPEMAADVNPAEPIAYYDLSSGVVPHAPVVSSTGSGFYVESAPVSYHSAVTASDYTRSVGSAMVSERTSLPQVKPTSDMSAVTNETETASVQADSIASTVQAAGTALGNGSASAAPSSASQKNQSKVARSKKRTVAVAPTLRSNKKVSSLVDKWKAAKEELHGDEDEEPENAYEIVEKKRQKEIEEWRTHQIASGGAQDNANFVPLGGDWRERVKRRRAEAKAEAGEAPREQGVENEKKQPDLVQLSKDLPSGWQAYWDESTKEVYYGNSITSETTWSRPTR; this is translated from the exons ATGGGAAAGAGGAAGGAGCGCCGCCTTGCGGCTATGATGGCTGCGAGTCGGAGGGTAAAGCTCGATCTCTGCGCGGAACCCTCTG GAGAGATGGTGGGCAGTTCTTTACATGATGAAGTAGGAGGGGAACTAGATAAGGACCACCAAGCTGGGGTCCCGACTTCACCATCTCCTTCAG GTCAGAAACAGGAGAATCCCTTATTGTTACTTGGACAGTATAGCGATGACGAGTTGGATGAGGAAGTAAGTGAACAGCTAAAGCATGCTGTTGAAGAAAGTTCTTCAGTTAATATGGATGACCAG GTTCAAGAAAGTGCGCATGCAGGTGGGAATACAGGAAATAATAATGAGAAAGCCTCTACTTCTGGTGATGTTAAACAAGACTCAGATCAATTGGATACCCTCAAGAATGTGGATGGCCATGATGCAAATGAATGTAAGAATACTATTGTGGCTACTCAGTACAGTGAATCTGATTCCGTAGCTAAAACTGTTCCTGATGCTTCTGGAATGCAAATTATCGGTGATATGACTGGTGGTTGGAAGGTTGTAATGCATGAGCAGAGCAATCAATGTTATTACTGGAATACTGTGACAGGGGAAACCTCATGGGAGATACCTAAGGAATTGGCTTTAGCAGGAACGTGCAGCGAGGAAAATGTGTCTTTGGCAGTTGATGAAAAAGTAGATTACAGTGTGCCTGCTCATACTCATTCTGACACCCAATTGGCATCATATTCAAATGTTTTGGTTGCTGATGGTCATGGCAGTGGTGATTCAATCTCCAGAAGCATGGAAACCTACGGAAGTGTGGAGATGGGAGTAAACGGAGAGATTGTACATGCAGCTTATGATGTAAATCAAGGTTTAGCACATTATAACACTGCTTTAGTTGGTATATCTTGTGAGGAATCATCTGCACTGTCTGCTTTTGGTTCATTGCAACAATCAAGTCTCCTCCTTTCGGAGCATACGACTAACGCAGGGGAAGAATGTCCTTTGCCGAGTGTTGAAGATAAGCTTTTGACAAGACCTACCGGATGCTATGAAACAGTGGATGTTCATTCTGTTCGGCTTGTGAAATATGGtgaaaatttattgcagagATTGAAGGCATTAGATGG GTCCCAGAGATGTGTTGGAGGACTACAGTGGATTGCAAAGGAGATTGAGATCAGAGTATCTGATTGTAAAGCACTATCATCGTATGGATCATCTCTGCTTCCATTCTGGTGGCATACAGAAACACGGCTTAAATTACTTGAATCTGCTATTGTCGAAGGGGAGTCTTCTTGTCTTCTTCAATCTAAACATGACAGCCAAGTTGAGGCTGAGCAAACTCCTTCCTGGAAGGAAGAACATTCGGTGCCACATCACATAGAAACAGGATCTGATGTGGTTGAAAGGAACAGCGCATCTGGTGATGCTGAAAATAATTGCCCTTCTTTTAGCAATGATGTGGTGAAGGTACAGAGTGAAGCCAGCAACTGCATACTCGAGACTGAAAATGTCAGGATTATAGGGCTTTCTTCTGGTTCTGTCAGCCAGGGTATGGGAAGTGAGAAGTCAGCAGAGATTTTGCTGCCCAAAGTCGATTTACATGCTGAAGATGTGGACATGGATGTGGAAATGGAGGTTGATGATGAAACTGTCGCAGGCCAGACAGTTGCTGAGGCTGGATCAAGTGCAGAATGTCCTGCTCCAACAAAACagataattcaatcaaattcatTAGCATTGGAGTGCCCTTCTGTTCCATTAGATGATTCTAGCATTCCACCTCCTCCAGATGAAGAGTGGATTCCTCCCCCGCCTCCTGACAGTGAACCAGTTCCTCCACCTCCACCTGAAGAACCACCTGCACCTGCACCATGTCCTCCAGCTTATGATAATACCCTTTCTCCTTACCAGGATCAGTATAACTTGGCATACACTCTTCCAACATACGAGTATTATGCCCCTGTGGCGAGTGAAATTACAAATGCTAATTATTATGCACAAGCTGATGGATCTCATGTTGCTCAACTTCAGCCACCATCTTATTATGAACCAGCCATTGCAAGTGCTTTTCCTGAAATGGCTGCTGATGTTAATCCTGCTGAACCTATAGCATACTATGACCTTTCAAGTGGTGTTGTTCCTCATGCACCTGTAGTCAGTAGCACAGGATCTGGGTTTTATGTTGAATCTGCACCTGTCAGTTATCATAGTGCCGTTACCGCATCAGATTATACAAGATCTGTTGGGTCTGCCATGGTTTCTGAGAGGACATCCTTGCCCCAGGTGAAGCCTACATCTGATATGTCTGCAGTTACCAACGAGACTGAGACAGCCAGTGTGCAAGCAGATTCCATTGCGTCCACGGTCCAAGCTGCTGGAACTGCTTTGGGGAATGGAAGTGCCTCTGCTGCACCATCTTCAGCTTCCCAAAAGAACCAATCCAAAG TTGCACGTAGCAAGAAGCGTACAGTTGCAGTTGCTCCAACTTTGAGGTCCAACAAGAAAGTTTCCAGTTTGGTGGATAAG TGGAAGGCTGCAAAAGAGGAATTGCAtggggatgaggatgaggaaccTGAAAATGCTTATGAGATAGTAGAAAAAAAGCGTCAGAAGGAAATTGAG GAATGGCGTACGCATCAGATTGCAAGTGGAGGAGCTCAAGATAATGCTAATTTTGTTCCTTTGGGTGGTGACTG GCGTGAACGAGTAAAACGCAGGAGAGCAGAAGCAAAAGCTGAAGCAGGTGAAGCACCAAGGGAACAGGGAGTTGAGAATGAGAAAAAGCAGCCTGATCTAGTACAACTCTCCAAAGATCTCCCTTCTGGATGGCAG GCTTATTGGGACGAATCAACAAAGGAAGTCTACTATGGAAATAGCATCACCTCAGAGACAACCTGGTCTCGGCCAACAAGATGA
- the LOC120108766 gene encoding uncharacterized protein LOC120108766 isoform X2: MGKRKERRLAAMMAASRRVKLDLCAEPSGQKQENPLLLLGQYSDDELDEEVSEQLKHAVEESSSVNMDDQVQESAHAGGNTGNNNEKASTSGDVKQDSDQLDTLKNVDGHDANECKNTIVATQYSESDSVAKTVPDASGMQIIGDMTGGWKVVMHEQSNQCYYWNTVTGETSWEIPKELALAGTCSEENVSLAVDEKVDYSVPAHTHSDTQLASYSNVLVADGHGSGDSISRSMETYGSVEMGVNGEIVHAAYDVNQGLAHYNTALVGISCEESSALSAFGSLQQSSLLLSEHTTNAGEECPLPSVEDKLLTRPTGCYETVDVHSVRLVKYGENLLQRLKALDGSQRCVGGLQWIAKEIEIRVSDCKALSSYGSSLLPFWWHTETRLKLLESAIVEGESSCLLQSKHDSQVEAEQTPSWKEEHSVPHHIETGSDVVERNSASGDAENNCPSFSNDVVKVQSEASNCILETENVRIIGLSSGSVSQGMGSEKSAEILLPKVDLHAEDVDMDVEMEVDDETVAGQTVAEAGSSAECPAPTKQIIQSNSLALECPSVPLDDSSIPPPPDEEWIPPPPPDSEPVPPPPPEEPPAPAPCPPAYDNTLSPYQDQYNLAYTLPTYEYYAPVASEITNANYYAQADGSHVAQLQPPSYYEPAIASAFPEMAADVNPAEPIAYYDLSSGVVPHAPVVSSTGSGFYVESAPVSYHSAVTASDYTRSVGSAMVSERTSLPQVKPTSDMSAVTNETETASVQADSIASTVQAAGTALGNGSASAAPSSASQKNQSKVARSKKRTVAVAPTLRSNKKVSSLVDKWKAAKEELHGDEDEEPENAYEIVEKKRQKEIEEWRTHQIASGGAQDNANFVPLGGDWRERVKRRRAEAKAEAGEAPREQGVENEKKQPDLVQLSKDLPSGWQAYWDESTKEVYYGNSITSETTWSRPTR, from the exons ATGGGAAAGAGGAAGGAGCGCCGCCTTGCGGCTATGATGGCTGCGAGTCGGAGGGTAAAGCTCGATCTCTGCGCGGAACCCTCTG GTCAGAAACAGGAGAATCCCTTATTGTTACTTGGACAGTATAGCGATGACGAGTTGGATGAGGAAGTAAGTGAACAGCTAAAGCATGCTGTTGAAGAAAGTTCTTCAGTTAATATGGATGACCAG GTTCAAGAAAGTGCGCATGCAGGTGGGAATACAGGAAATAATAATGAGAAAGCCTCTACTTCTGGTGATGTTAAACAAGACTCAGATCAATTGGATACCCTCAAGAATGTGGATGGCCATGATGCAAATGAATGTAAGAATACTATTGTGGCTACTCAGTACAGTGAATCTGATTCCGTAGCTAAAACTGTTCCTGATGCTTCTGGAATGCAAATTATCGGTGATATGACTGGTGGTTGGAAGGTTGTAATGCATGAGCAGAGCAATCAATGTTATTACTGGAATACTGTGACAGGGGAAACCTCATGGGAGATACCTAAGGAATTGGCTTTAGCAGGAACGTGCAGCGAGGAAAATGTGTCTTTGGCAGTTGATGAAAAAGTAGATTACAGTGTGCCTGCTCATACTCATTCTGACACCCAATTGGCATCATATTCAAATGTTTTGGTTGCTGATGGTCATGGCAGTGGTGATTCAATCTCCAGAAGCATGGAAACCTACGGAAGTGTGGAGATGGGAGTAAACGGAGAGATTGTACATGCAGCTTATGATGTAAATCAAGGTTTAGCACATTATAACACTGCTTTAGTTGGTATATCTTGTGAGGAATCATCTGCACTGTCTGCTTTTGGTTCATTGCAACAATCAAGTCTCCTCCTTTCGGAGCATACGACTAACGCAGGGGAAGAATGTCCTTTGCCGAGTGTTGAAGATAAGCTTTTGACAAGACCTACCGGATGCTATGAAACAGTGGATGTTCATTCTGTTCGGCTTGTGAAATATGGtgaaaatttattgcagagATTGAAGGCATTAGATGG GTCCCAGAGATGTGTTGGAGGACTACAGTGGATTGCAAAGGAGATTGAGATCAGAGTATCTGATTGTAAAGCACTATCATCGTATGGATCATCTCTGCTTCCATTCTGGTGGCATACAGAAACACGGCTTAAATTACTTGAATCTGCTATTGTCGAAGGGGAGTCTTCTTGTCTTCTTCAATCTAAACATGACAGCCAAGTTGAGGCTGAGCAAACTCCTTCCTGGAAGGAAGAACATTCGGTGCCACATCACATAGAAACAGGATCTGATGTGGTTGAAAGGAACAGCGCATCTGGTGATGCTGAAAATAATTGCCCTTCTTTTAGCAATGATGTGGTGAAGGTACAGAGTGAAGCCAGCAACTGCATACTCGAGACTGAAAATGTCAGGATTATAGGGCTTTCTTCTGGTTCTGTCAGCCAGGGTATGGGAAGTGAGAAGTCAGCAGAGATTTTGCTGCCCAAAGTCGATTTACATGCTGAAGATGTGGACATGGATGTGGAAATGGAGGTTGATGATGAAACTGTCGCAGGCCAGACAGTTGCTGAGGCTGGATCAAGTGCAGAATGTCCTGCTCCAACAAAACagataattcaatcaaattcatTAGCATTGGAGTGCCCTTCTGTTCCATTAGATGATTCTAGCATTCCACCTCCTCCAGATGAAGAGTGGATTCCTCCCCCGCCTCCTGACAGTGAACCAGTTCCTCCACCTCCACCTGAAGAACCACCTGCACCTGCACCATGTCCTCCAGCTTATGATAATACCCTTTCTCCTTACCAGGATCAGTATAACTTGGCATACACTCTTCCAACATACGAGTATTATGCCCCTGTGGCGAGTGAAATTACAAATGCTAATTATTATGCACAAGCTGATGGATCTCATGTTGCTCAACTTCAGCCACCATCTTATTATGAACCAGCCATTGCAAGTGCTTTTCCTGAAATGGCTGCTGATGTTAATCCTGCTGAACCTATAGCATACTATGACCTTTCAAGTGGTGTTGTTCCTCATGCACCTGTAGTCAGTAGCACAGGATCTGGGTTTTATGTTGAATCTGCACCTGTCAGTTATCATAGTGCCGTTACCGCATCAGATTATACAAGATCTGTTGGGTCTGCCATGGTTTCTGAGAGGACATCCTTGCCCCAGGTGAAGCCTACATCTGATATGTCTGCAGTTACCAACGAGACTGAGACAGCCAGTGTGCAAGCAGATTCCATTGCGTCCACGGTCCAAGCTGCTGGAACTGCTTTGGGGAATGGAAGTGCCTCTGCTGCACCATCTTCAGCTTCCCAAAAGAACCAATCCAAAG TTGCACGTAGCAAGAAGCGTACAGTTGCAGTTGCTCCAACTTTGAGGTCCAACAAGAAAGTTTCCAGTTTGGTGGATAAG TGGAAGGCTGCAAAAGAGGAATTGCAtggggatgaggatgaggaaccTGAAAATGCTTATGAGATAGTAGAAAAAAAGCGTCAGAAGGAAATTGAG GAATGGCGTACGCATCAGATTGCAAGTGGAGGAGCTCAAGATAATGCTAATTTTGTTCCTTTGGGTGGTGACTG GCGTGAACGAGTAAAACGCAGGAGAGCAGAAGCAAAAGCTGAAGCAGGTGAAGCACCAAGGGAACAGGGAGTTGAGAATGAGAAAAAGCAGCCTGATCTAGTACAACTCTCCAAAGATCTCCCTTCTGGATGGCAG GCTTATTGGGACGAATCAACAAAGGAAGTCTACTATGGAAATAGCATCACCTCAGAGACAACCTGGTCTCGGCCAACAAGATGA
- the LOC120108766 gene encoding uncharacterized protein LOC120108766 isoform X3, producing the protein MDDQVQESAHAGGNTGNNNEKASTSGDVKQDSDQLDTLKNVDGHDANECKNTIVATQYSESDSVAKTVPDASGMQIIGDMTGGWKVVMHEQSNQCYYWNTVTGETSWEIPKELALAGTCSEENVSLAVDEKVDYSVPAHTHSDTQLASYSNVLVADGHGSGDSISRSMETYGSVEMGVNGEIVHAAYDVNQGLAHYNTALVGISCEESSALSAFGSLQQSSLLLSEHTTNAGEECPLPSVEDKLLTRPTGCYETVDVHSVRLVKYGENLLQRLKALDGSQRCVGGLQWIAKEIEIRVSDCKALSSYGSSLLPFWWHTETRLKLLESAIVEGESSCLLQSKHDSQVEAEQTPSWKEEHSVPHHIETGSDVVERNSASGDAENNCPSFSNDVVKVQSEASNCILETENVRIIGLSSGSVSQGMGSEKSAEILLPKVDLHAEDVDMDVEMEVDDETVAGQTVAEAGSSAECPAPTKQIIQSNSLALECPSVPLDDSSIPPPPDEEWIPPPPPDSEPVPPPPPEEPPAPAPCPPAYDNTLSPYQDQYNLAYTLPTYEYYAPVASEITNANYYAQADGSHVAQLQPPSYYEPAIASAFPEMAADVNPAEPIAYYDLSSGVVPHAPVVSSTGSGFYVESAPVSYHSAVTASDYTRSVGSAMVSERTSLPQVKPTSDMSAVTNETETASVQADSIASTVQAAGTALGNGSASAAPSSASQKNQSKVARSKKRTVAVAPTLRSNKKVSSLVDKWKAAKEELHGDEDEEPENAYEIVEKKRQKEIEEWRTHQIASGGAQDNANFVPLGGDWRERVKRRRAEAKAEAGEAPREQGVENEKKQPDLVQLSKDLPSGWQAYWDESTKEVYYGNSITSETTWSRPTR; encoded by the exons ATGGATGACCAG GTTCAAGAAAGTGCGCATGCAGGTGGGAATACAGGAAATAATAATGAGAAAGCCTCTACTTCTGGTGATGTTAAACAAGACTCAGATCAATTGGATACCCTCAAGAATGTGGATGGCCATGATGCAAATGAATGTAAGAATACTATTGTGGCTACTCAGTACAGTGAATCTGATTCCGTAGCTAAAACTGTTCCTGATGCTTCTGGAATGCAAATTATCGGTGATATGACTGGTGGTTGGAAGGTTGTAATGCATGAGCAGAGCAATCAATGTTATTACTGGAATACTGTGACAGGGGAAACCTCATGGGAGATACCTAAGGAATTGGCTTTAGCAGGAACGTGCAGCGAGGAAAATGTGTCTTTGGCAGTTGATGAAAAAGTAGATTACAGTGTGCCTGCTCATACTCATTCTGACACCCAATTGGCATCATATTCAAATGTTTTGGTTGCTGATGGTCATGGCAGTGGTGATTCAATCTCCAGAAGCATGGAAACCTACGGAAGTGTGGAGATGGGAGTAAACGGAGAGATTGTACATGCAGCTTATGATGTAAATCAAGGTTTAGCACATTATAACACTGCTTTAGTTGGTATATCTTGTGAGGAATCATCTGCACTGTCTGCTTTTGGTTCATTGCAACAATCAAGTCTCCTCCTTTCGGAGCATACGACTAACGCAGGGGAAGAATGTCCTTTGCCGAGTGTTGAAGATAAGCTTTTGACAAGACCTACCGGATGCTATGAAACAGTGGATGTTCATTCTGTTCGGCTTGTGAAATATGGtgaaaatttattgcagagATTGAAGGCATTAGATGG GTCCCAGAGATGTGTTGGAGGACTACAGTGGATTGCAAAGGAGATTGAGATCAGAGTATCTGATTGTAAAGCACTATCATCGTATGGATCATCTCTGCTTCCATTCTGGTGGCATACAGAAACACGGCTTAAATTACTTGAATCTGCTATTGTCGAAGGGGAGTCTTCTTGTCTTCTTCAATCTAAACATGACAGCCAAGTTGAGGCTGAGCAAACTCCTTCCTGGAAGGAAGAACATTCGGTGCCACATCACATAGAAACAGGATCTGATGTGGTTGAAAGGAACAGCGCATCTGGTGATGCTGAAAATAATTGCCCTTCTTTTAGCAATGATGTGGTGAAGGTACAGAGTGAAGCCAGCAACTGCATACTCGAGACTGAAAATGTCAGGATTATAGGGCTTTCTTCTGGTTCTGTCAGCCAGGGTATGGGAAGTGAGAAGTCAGCAGAGATTTTGCTGCCCAAAGTCGATTTACATGCTGAAGATGTGGACATGGATGTGGAAATGGAGGTTGATGATGAAACTGTCGCAGGCCAGACAGTTGCTGAGGCTGGATCAAGTGCAGAATGTCCTGCTCCAACAAAACagataattcaatcaaattcatTAGCATTGGAGTGCCCTTCTGTTCCATTAGATGATTCTAGCATTCCACCTCCTCCAGATGAAGAGTGGATTCCTCCCCCGCCTCCTGACAGTGAACCAGTTCCTCCACCTCCACCTGAAGAACCACCTGCACCTGCACCATGTCCTCCAGCTTATGATAATACCCTTTCTCCTTACCAGGATCAGTATAACTTGGCATACACTCTTCCAACATACGAGTATTATGCCCCTGTGGCGAGTGAAATTACAAATGCTAATTATTATGCACAAGCTGATGGATCTCATGTTGCTCAACTTCAGCCACCATCTTATTATGAACCAGCCATTGCAAGTGCTTTTCCTGAAATGGCTGCTGATGTTAATCCTGCTGAACCTATAGCATACTATGACCTTTCAAGTGGTGTTGTTCCTCATGCACCTGTAGTCAGTAGCACAGGATCTGGGTTTTATGTTGAATCTGCACCTGTCAGTTATCATAGTGCCGTTACCGCATCAGATTATACAAGATCTGTTGGGTCTGCCATGGTTTCTGAGAGGACATCCTTGCCCCAGGTGAAGCCTACATCTGATATGTCTGCAGTTACCAACGAGACTGAGACAGCCAGTGTGCAAGCAGATTCCATTGCGTCCACGGTCCAAGCTGCTGGAACTGCTTTGGGGAATGGAAGTGCCTCTGCTGCACCATCTTCAGCTTCCCAAAAGAACCAATCCAAAG TTGCACGTAGCAAGAAGCGTACAGTTGCAGTTGCTCCAACTTTGAGGTCCAACAAGAAAGTTTCCAGTTTGGTGGATAAG TGGAAGGCTGCAAAAGAGGAATTGCAtggggatgaggatgaggaaccTGAAAATGCTTATGAGATAGTAGAAAAAAAGCGTCAGAAGGAAATTGAG GAATGGCGTACGCATCAGATTGCAAGTGGAGGAGCTCAAGATAATGCTAATTTTGTTCCTTTGGGTGGTGACTG GCGTGAACGAGTAAAACGCAGGAGAGCAGAAGCAAAAGCTGAAGCAGGTGAAGCACCAAGGGAACAGGGAGTTGAGAATGAGAAAAAGCAGCCTGATCTAGTACAACTCTCCAAAGATCTCCCTTCTGGATGGCAG GCTTATTGGGACGAATCAACAAAGGAAGTCTACTATGGAAATAGCATCACCTCAGAGACAACCTGGTCTCGGCCAACAAGATGA